Proteins found in one uncultured Desulfuromonas sp. genomic segment:
- a CDS encoding class I SAM-dependent DNA methyltransferase, which translates to MAQKSAAPKKQKSFEQTLWDTADKLRGSVESSEYKHVVLSLIFLKFVSDKFEERKKELIAEGKEAYLDMVDFYTMKNVFYLPEQSRWSTIQKHAKQDDIAVKIDTALHTVEKNNKALRGALPDNYFSRLGIDVSKLAALIDSINNIDTVERRDDTGEEEDIVGRVYEYFLGKFAATEGKGGGEFYTPKCVVNLIAEMIEPYKGKIYDPCCGSGGMFVQSVRFVESHQGNKKDVSIYGQELTATTYKLAKMNLAIRGIAGNLGDVPADTFFKDQHEDLKADFIMANPPFNLKKWRAADELTSDPRWAGYEVPPTGNANYGWILHMISKLSQNGVAGFVLANGSMSTNTSAEGAIRRKIIENDLVDCMIALPGQLFYTTQIPVCLWFLTKNKKAQVVEGHTDSNHRDRKSETLFIDARNMGTMVDRTHKELTADDIAEIARTYHAWRGESKDGGYEDKPGFCKAVTLAEIRNNDYVLTPGRYVGAAEIEDDGIPFEEKMADLTQALYRQMEESEKLDEVIRKNLKVLGYGRVTND; encoded by the coding sequence ATGGCCCAAAAGTCCGCCGCACCGAAAAAACAGAAATCGTTTGAACAGACCCTCTGGGACACCGCCGACAAACTGCGTGGATCCGTCGAGTCGTCCGAATACAAGCACGTCGTCCTCAGCCTGATCTTCCTCAAGTTCGTCAGCGACAAGTTCGAGGAGCGCAAAAAGGAACTGATCGCCGAGGGGAAAGAGGCGTACCTCGACATGGTCGATTTCTACACCATGAAGAACGTCTTCTACCTGCCCGAACAGTCGCGCTGGTCAACCATCCAGAAGCACGCCAAGCAGGACGATATTGCGGTGAAGATCGATACCGCTCTGCATACGGTGGAGAAGAACAACAAGGCGCTGCGGGGAGCGTTGCCGGATAACTACTTCTCGCGCCTCGGGATCGATGTCAGCAAGCTGGCTGCGTTGATCGACTCGATTAACAACATCGACACCGTCGAGCGACGAGATGATACCGGCGAGGAAGAGGATATCGTCGGGCGGGTCTATGAATACTTCCTCGGCAAGTTCGCCGCGACCGAAGGCAAAGGCGGTGGCGAGTTCTATACCCCCAAGTGCGTGGTCAACCTGATCGCCGAGATGATCGAACCCTACAAAGGAAAAATCTACGACCCCTGCTGCGGGTCGGGCGGCATGTTCGTTCAGTCTGTGAGGTTCGTGGAGAGCCACCAGGGCAACAAGAAGGATGTCTCCATCTACGGCCAGGAGCTGACCGCCACCACCTACAAGCTGGCCAAGATGAACCTCGCCATCCGGGGGATCGCCGGCAACCTCGGCGACGTACCGGCCGATACCTTCTTCAAGGATCAGCACGAAGACCTCAAGGCCGACTTCATCATGGCCAACCCGCCCTTCAACCTGAAGAAATGGCGCGCAGCCGACGAGCTGACCAGTGACCCGCGCTGGGCCGGGTATGAAGTACCGCCGACAGGCAACGCCAACTACGGCTGGATTCTGCATATGATTTCCAAGCTGTCGCAGAACGGCGTGGCCGGGTTCGTTCTGGCCAACGGCTCCATGTCCACCAACACCTCGGCTGAGGGCGCAATCCGCCGGAAGATCATCGAGAACGATCTGGTCGATTGCATGATCGCCCTGCCGGGGCAGCTCTTCTACACCACCCAGATTCCGGTCTGCTTGTGGTTTTTGACCAAGAACAAAAAGGCGCAGGTGGTCGAGGGGCACACCGACAGCAACCACCGCGACCGCAAGAGTGAAACCCTGTTCATCGATGCTCGCAACATGGGCACCATGGTGGATCGCACCCACAAGGAACTAACCGCGGACGACATCGCCGAGATCGCCCGCACCTACCATGCGTGGAGGGGTGAATCGAAAGATGGTGGCTATGAGGACAAACCTGGCTTCTGCAAGGCAGTGACGCTGGCGGAGATCAGGAACAACGACTATGTTCTGACACCGGGGCGTTATGTCGGTGCGGCCGAGATCGAAGATGACGGCATCCCCTTTGAGGAGAAGATGGCCGACCTGACCCAGGCCCTTTATCGGCAGATGGAGGAGTCCGAAAAACTTGATGAAGTGATTCGAAAGAACTTGAAGGTACTTGGATATGGGAGAGTCACTAATGATTGA
- a CDS encoding restriction endonuclease subunit S, with the protein MTTSNVSIDLTPSQRNELLTLLKIHLPNTEVWAYGSRVKWTSRPDSDLDLVAFVRPDQKSDVSFLREAFEESSLPFRVDFFVWDEVPEKFRENIEAEHVVLVEKSEKAVSGEWQEEYLTDLYEISSGLSKPAKDFGSGFPFLAFKDVFNNYFVPDKLTELVESSTQEQRKCSVKRGDVFLTRTSETMDELGMSSVALKDYPHATFNGFTKRLRPKKNNQLVPEYVGYFLRSPRFRNEMLAFSTMSTRASLNNEMINRLKISFPPPQDQKAIAWALKTLDDKIELNRQMNATLEAMAQALFKSWFVDFDPVIDNALAAGNPIPDELKVRAEVRATLGDQRKPLPEAIQKQFPSSFVLSDEMGWIPEGWEGGRLSEIAELRTQSVQPNKEPDKQWSHFSIPAFDEGMWPTLDMGETIKSGKYSVPQSCVLASKLNPQFPRVWMPDVEDEKHSICSTEFMPFVPLDPSERAYLYSFFCSEMIQTEIANRVTGSTGSRQRVKPKEIAELPIVVVPHGIRRAYSSVSGSLFSKSFVNQREVLSLAKLRDTLLPKLLSGQLRIPDAEKLVADAL; encoded by the coding sequence ATGACAACTTCGAACGTCTCAATCGATTTAACACCGTCTCAACGCAACGAGCTGTTGACGTTATTGAAAATCCATTTGCCAAATACTGAGGTGTGGGCCTACGGCTCTCGGGTCAAGTGGACCTCTCGACCCGACTCCGATCTCGATTTAGTGGCCTTTGTCAGGCCCGACCAAAAATCTGATGTTTCTTTCCTGCGTGAAGCATTTGAAGAAAGCAGTTTGCCCTTTCGAGTGGATTTCTTTGTTTGGGATGAGGTGCCGGAGAAATTCAGGGAAAATATTGAAGCAGAACATGTCGTTTTAGTAGAGAAGTCAGAAAAAGCAGTTAGTGGAGAGTGGCAAGAAGAATATCTCACAGATTTATATGAAATCAGCTCAGGGCTCTCCAAGCCAGCAAAAGACTTCGGGTCCGGCTTCCCGTTTTTAGCATTTAAAGATGTTTTTAATAACTATTTCGTACCGGACAAATTGACTGAGTTGGTCGAATCTAGCACACAGGAACAAAGGAAGTGTTCAGTTAAGCGTGGAGACGTGTTTCTCACAAGAACAAGTGAGACAATGGATGAGTTAGGCATGAGCAGTGTCGCCCTGAAAGACTATCCTCATGCGACCTTCAACGGTTTTACCAAGCGCCTGCGACCTAAAAAAAACAACCAACTGGTTCCAGAATATGTTGGATATTTTCTTCGAAGCCCTAGGTTTAGAAATGAGATGTTGGCATTTTCAACAATGTCTACAAGGGCGAGCCTTAATAATGAAATGATCAATCGCTTGAAGATTTCTTTCCCACCACCCCAGGATCAAAAGGCAATTGCGTGGGCCCTGAAAACCCTCGACGACAAAATCGAACTCAACCGCCAGATGAACGCCACGCTGGAGGCGATGGCGCAGGCGCTGTTCAAGAGCTGGTTTGTCGATTTCGATCCGGTGATTGACAACGCCCTTGCCGCAGGCAACCCCATCCCCGACGAGCTGAAAGTCAGAGCCGAGGTGCGAGCCACCCTTGGCGACCAGCGCAAACCTCTCCCCGAAGCGATTCAAAAGCAGTTCCCGAGCAGCTTTGTCTTAAGTGATGAGATGGGGTGGATTCCTGAGGGGTGGGAGGGCGGTCGCTTGTCAGAAATTGCAGAATTGAGAACACAGTCAGTTCAGCCGAATAAAGAACCTGACAAGCAGTGGTCTCATTTCAGCATCCCGGCATTTGATGAGGGAATGTGGCCGACGCTCGATATGGGCGAAACGATCAAGAGCGGGAAGTACAGTGTCCCGCAATCATGTGTATTGGCTTCAAAACTGAACCCGCAGTTTCCAAGGGTTTGGATGCCAGATGTAGAAGACGAGAAGCACTCAATTTGTTCAACTGAGTTCATGCCTTTCGTACCGCTCGACCCATCGGAGCGTGCATATCTCTACTCGTTTTTCTGCTCTGAAATGATCCAGACGGAAATTGCAAATCGTGTAACTGGTTCAACCGGTAGCCGTCAGAGAGTCAAGCCCAAGGAGATAGCAGAGTTGCCAATCGTGGTTGTTCCACATGGGATTAGGAGGGCATACTCGTCAGTCTCAGGTTCTTTGTTTTCTAAGAGTTTTGTGAACCAGAGAGAGGTGCTCTCGCTAGCAAAGCTCCGCGACACTCTCCTCCCCAAACTCCTCTCAGGCCAACTCCGCATCCCCGATGCCGAGAAACTGGTCGCGGACGCCTTATGA
- a CDS encoding nucleotidyltransferase substrate binding protein, with product MIEYDKFQKSLKHLEVQYENYSTIDKNLPELIQEAVAESVIQRFETCYDCMWKVLKRYLSEELGLPEVPNSPKPIFKIANENQLFASTIEQWLKYADLRIATSHDYSGEKALAALELMGDFIDDALGLYQTMSGQSWE from the coding sequence ATGATTGAATACGACAAATTTCAGAAATCACTTAAGCACCTAGAAGTACAATATGAAAATTATTCGACAATAGATAAGAATCTGCCAGAGTTGATACAAGAAGCTGTAGCCGAATCGGTTATTCAACGTTTTGAAACCTGCTACGACTGCATGTGGAAAGTTCTCAAGCGCTATCTGTCGGAAGAACTTGGATTGCCGGAGGTTCCAAATAGTCCAAAACCAATTTTCAAAATAGCAAACGAGAATCAATTGTTTGCATCAACAATTGAGCAATGGCTTAAATATGCTGACTTGCGCATAGCAACCTCACATGACTACAGCGGTGAAAAAGCCCTGGCTGCTTTAGAACTGATGGGCGATTTTATAGACGATGCTTTAGGTCTATATCAAACCATGAGTGGCCAGAGTTGGGAATAA